A single Entelurus aequoreus isolate RoL-2023_Sb linkage group LG11, RoL_Eaeq_v1.1, whole genome shotgun sequence DNA region contains:
- the sdha gene encoding succinate dehydrogenase [ubiquinone] flavoprotein subunit, mitochondrial, with product MASVQAASRLLSKRILSCRKAVPAATVQGSRNLHFSVYGKKNAVSNDISTQYPVVDHEFDAVVVGAGGAGLRAAFGLSEAGFNTACVTKLFPTRSHTVAAQGGINAALGNMENDDWRWHFYDTVKGSDWLGDQDAIHYMTEQAPAAVVELENFGMPFSRTEDGKIYQRAFGGQSLKYGKGGQAHRCCCVADRTGHSLLHTLYGRSLRYDTSYFVEYFALDLLMEDGECKGVIALCMEDGSIHRFRAQNTVIATGGYGRTYFSCTSAHTSTGDGNAMVTRAGLPCQDLEFVQFHPTGIYGAGCLITEGCRGEGGILINSEGERFMERYAPNAKDLASRDVVSRSMTIEIREGRGVGPEKDHVYLQLHHLPPQQLATRLPGISETAMIFAGVDVTKEPIPVLPTVHYNMGGIPTNYKGQAITYTNGEDKVVRGLYACGEAGCASVHGANRLGANSLLDLVVFGRACALTIAEEHKPGEKLSPLKSNAGEESVANLDKLRFANGSLRTSEIRLNMQKAMQAHAAVFRTGSVLKEGCDKMDAIYKTMEDLKTFDRGIVWNTDLVETLELQNLMLNAVQTINSAEQRTESRGAHAREDFKDRIDEYDYSKPLQGQEKKPFEQHWRKHTMSYVDSKTGKVTLEYRPVIDHSLDEQDCAHVPPAIRSY from the exons ATGGCGAGTGTTCAAGCTGCCTCCCGGCTCCTCTCGAAGAGGATACTATCCTGTAGGAAAGCT GTACCTGCAGCCACAGTTCAAGGTTCAAGGAATTTGCATTTCTCCGTCTATGGAAAGAAAAATGCAGTGTCTAATGAC ATCTCCACCCAGTACCCAGTAGTGGATCATGAGTTCGATGCTGTGGTAGTTGGCGCAGGAGGAGCAGGACTCCGGGCAGCTTTTGGCCTGTCTGAGGCTGGCTTCAACACGGCCTGTGTCACTAAGCTGTTTCCCACCAGGTCCCACACTGTTGCTGCGCAG GGTGGAATCAATGCAGCTCTGGGAAACATGGAAAATGATGACTGGAGGTGGCATTTCTATGACACTGTGAAGGGCTCTGATTGGCTGGGGGACCAGGATGCTATCCATTACATGACTGAACAGGCGCCTGCTGCTGTAGTAGAG TTGGAGAACTTTGGCATGCCATTCAGTCGCACAGAGGATGGCAAGATCTACCAGCGGGCGTTTGGAGGCCAGAGTCTAAAGTATGGCAAAGGGGGCCAAGCTCACCGCTGCTGTTGTGTAGCAGACAGGACTGGACATTCACTACTTCACACACTCTATGGACGG TCGCTGCGTTATGATACAAGTTACTTTGTGGAGTACTTTGCCCTGGACTTGCTGATGGAAGATGGCGAGTGTAAAGGCGTGATTGCACTCTGCATGGAGGATGGATCTATTCACCGCTTCAGAGCTCAGAATACTGTCATCGCCACCGG gGGTTACGGTCGAACCTATTTTAGCTGCACATCTGCTCACACGAGTACTGGGGATGGTAACGCCATGGTGACCAGAGCTGGTTTGCCCTGTCAGGATTTGGAGTTTGTTCAGTTCCATCCCACTG GGATCTATGGCGCCGGTTGCCTGATCACTGAGGGTTGCCGTGGCGAGGGAGGCATCCTGATCAACAGTGAGGGCGAGCGTTTCATGGAGCGCTACGCACCTAACGCCAAGGACCTGGCCTCCAGAGATGTGGTGTCCCGCTCCATGACCATTGAGATCAGAGAGGGCAG AGGTGTAGGTCCAGAGAAAGACCACGTGTACCTTCAGCTACACCACCTGCCTCCTCAACAGCTTGCCACGAGGCTGCCCGGCATCTCCGAGACAGCCATGATCTTTGCTGGAGTTGACGTCACCAAGGAGCCCATCCCCGTCCTTCCCACTGTTCACTACAACATGGGAGGCATACCCACCAACTACAAGGGCCAG GCGATCACGTACACTAATGGAGAGGACAAGGTGGTCCGAGGACTGTACGCCTGTGGAGAGGCCGGCTGTGCAAGCGTTCATGGTGCCAACCGTCTGGGGGCCAACTCTCTTCTGGACCTGGTGGTGTTCGGCAGAGCCTGCGCCCTCACCATCGCTGAGGAGCACAAACCTG GAGAGAAGCTTTCCCCTCTTAAGTCCAACGCAGGAGAAGAGTCTGTGGCCAACTTGGATAAGCTGAGGTTTGCCAATGGAAGTCTGCGTACCTCTGAAATCAGGCTCAACATGCAGaag GCCATGCAGGCCCACGCTGCCGTGTTCCGTACCGGTTCTGTTCTGAAGGAGGGATGTGACAAGATGGACGCCATTTACAAGACCATGGAAGACCTCAAGACCTTTGACAGAG GCATCGTGTGGAACACCGACCTGGTGGAAACACTGGAGCTGCAGAATCTGATGCTTAACGCCGTCCAGACCATCAACTCTGCTGAGCAGAGGACGGAGAGCCGAGGAGCTCACGCCAGAGAGGACTTCAAG GATCGTATCGATGAGTACGATTATTCAAAGCCCTTGCAGGGGCAGGAGAAAAAGCCCTTCGAGCAGCACTGGAGGAAACACACCATGTCCTATGTTGACTCCAAAACTGGCAAG GTGACTTTGGAGTATCGTCCTGTCATTGACCACTCTCTGGACGAACAGGACTGTGCCCACGTCCCTCCAGCCATCCGCTCTTATTAA